The Kitasatospora paranensis genome has a window encoding:
- the nusG gene encoding transcription termination/antitermination protein NusG, protein MYDADETVTEADVAAEAADDEAAEQIVDAVDADEDEVEAADEDEAGAPAEAAALHEVPDVEAAADEAVDEAVEVAEDEAESDPVAEFREKLRLAPGEWYVIHTYAGYENRVKQNLEQRSVSLNVEDRIFESAVPQEEVVQIKNGDRKTIRQNKLPGYVLVRMELDAESWGVVRNTPGVTGFVGNAYDPYPLTLDEVVKMLAPDVERAAAKEAGKASPVRPVEVQVLDFEVGDSVTVTDGPFATLQATINEINPDSKKVKGLVEIFGRETPVELSFDQIQKN, encoded by the coding sequence CTGTACGACGCCGACGAGACCGTCACTGAGGCGGATGTCGCGGCCGAGGCTGCCGACGACGAGGCTGCGGAGCAGATCGTCGACGCCGTGGACGCCGACGAGGACGAGGTCGAGGCTGCGGACGAGGACGAGGCGGGCGCGCCGGCCGAGGCTGCCGCGCTGCACGAGGTCCCCGACGTCGAGGCCGCCGCCGACGAGGCCGTCGACGAGGCGGTCGAGGTCGCCGAGGACGAGGCCGAGAGCGACCCGGTGGCCGAGTTCCGCGAGAAGCTCCGCCTCGCGCCCGGCGAGTGGTACGTCATCCACACCTACGCCGGCTACGAGAACCGCGTGAAGCAGAACCTGGAGCAGCGCTCCGTCTCGCTGAACGTCGAGGACCGCATCTTCGAGTCGGCCGTGCCGCAGGAAGAGGTCGTCCAGATCAAGAACGGCGACCGCAAGACCATCCGCCAGAACAAGCTGCCCGGCTACGTCCTGGTCCGCATGGAGCTGGACGCCGAGTCCTGGGGCGTCGTCCGCAACACCCCGGGTGTGACCGGCTTCGTGGGCAACGCCTACGACCCGTACCCGCTGACCCTGGACGAGGTCGTCAAGATGCTCGCCCCGGACGTCGAGCGTGCCGCGGCCAAGGAGGCCGGCAAGGCGTCGCCCGTCCGCCCGGTCGAGGTCCAGGTGCTCGACTTCGAGGTCGGCGACTCGGTCACCGTCACCGACGGTCCGTTCGCCACCCTCCAGGCGACCATCAACGAGATCAACCCCGACTCGAAGAAGGTCAAGGGCCTGGTCGAGATCTTCGGCCGCGAGACCCCGGTCGAGCTGTCGTTCGACCAGATCCAGAAGAACTGA
- the rplJ gene encoding 50S ribosomal protein L10 gives MARPDKAAAVAEITDKFRASNAAVLTEYRGLTVKQIKTLRRSLGENAQYAVVKNTLTKIAANEAGISELDDLFAGPTAVAFVTGDPVESAKALRDFAKENPALIIKGGVLDGKALSADEIKKLADLESREVLLAKLAGAMKAKPSQAAALFQALPSKLVRTVDALRDKLEQGGAGTPAPAAEDEAAE, from the coding sequence ATGGCAAGGCCCGACAAGGCTGCTGCCGTCGCCGAGATCACGGACAAGTTCCGTGCCTCGAACGCGGCCGTGCTGACCGAGTACCGCGGTCTGACGGTGAAGCAGATCAAGACTCTGCGTCGCTCGCTGGGTGAGAACGCCCAGTACGCCGTGGTGAAGAACACGCTGACCAAGATTGCGGCCAATGAGGCCGGGATCTCCGAGCTGGACGACCTGTTCGCGGGTCCGACGGCTGTCGCCTTCGTCACCGGTGACCCGGTGGAGTCGGCGAAGGCTCTGCGTGACTTCGCCAAGGAAAACCCCGCTCTCATCATCAAGGGCGGTGTCCTTGACGGCAAGGCGCTGTCTGCCGATGAGATCAAGAAGCTCGCGGACCTCGAGTCCCGCGAGGTGCTGCTCGCCAAGCTGGCGGGTGCCATGAAGGCCAAGCCCTCCCAGGCTGCCGCGCTCTTCCAGGCCCTGCCGTCGAAGCTCGTCCGCACCGTGGACGCGCTTCGCGACAAGCTCGAGCAGGGCGGTGCCGGTACGCCGGCTCCCGCCGCCGAGGACGAGGCTGCGGAGTAG
- the secE gene encoding preprotein translocase subunit SecE translates to MTETTGSTATPESGNPEGADGVDATPDGDEKTLSRRDRKRARKGEGGDRKSGKRAKKGLFARIAVFYRQIIAELRKVVWPSRNELIQYTTVVVVFVVTIMLVVYGMDTAFAKLSLWIFG, encoded by the coding sequence GTGACGGAGACCACGGGCTCCACCGCGACGCCTGAGAGCGGCAACCCCGAGGGTGCCGACGGCGTTGACGCCACGCCTGACGGCGACGAGAAGACGCTCTCCCGACGTGACCGCAAGCGGGCGCGCAAGGGCGAGGGCGGCGACCGCAAGTCGGGCAAGCGCGCGAAGAAGGGCCTCTTCGCCCGCATCGCGGTGTTCTACCGACAGATCATCGCCGAGCTTCGCAAGGTCGTCTGGCCGAGCCGCAACGAGCTGATCCAGTACACGACCGTCGTCGTCGTGTTCGTCGTGACGATCATGCTGGTCGTCTACGGCATGGACACCGCTTTCGCCAAGCTCAGCCTGTGGATCTTCGGCTGA
- the rplA gene encoding 50S ribosomal protein L1, translating to MKRSKALKAADAKVDRSRIYAPLEAVRLARETSTTKFDSTVEVAMRLGVDPRKADQMVRSTVILPHGTGKTARVLVFATGDRAEAARAAGADIVGSDELIDEVAKGRLDFDAVVATPDLMGKVGRLGRVLGPRGLMPNPKTGTVTPDVVKAVNDIKGGKIEFRVDKHSNLHLIIGKASFTDEQLVENYGAALEEILRAKPAAAKGRYIKKIAVATTMGPGIQVDPNRTRNLLVEEDPAAV from the coding sequence GTGAAGCGCAGCAAGGCTCTCAAGGCCGCGGACGCCAAGGTCGACCGCAGCCGCATCTACGCCCCGCTCGAGGCCGTCCGCCTCGCCCGCGAGACGTCGACCACCAAGTTCGACTCGACCGTCGAGGTCGCCATGCGTCTGGGTGTCGACCCGCGCAAGGCCGACCAGATGGTCCGCAGCACCGTGATCCTTCCGCACGGCACCGGTAAGACTGCTCGGGTCCTGGTCTTCGCGACCGGTGACCGTGCCGAGGCCGCGCGTGCTGCCGGCGCCGACATCGTCGGCTCCGACGAGCTGATCGACGAGGTCGCCAAGGGTCGTCTGGACTTCGACGCCGTCGTCGCCACCCCGGACCTCATGGGCAAGGTCGGCCGCCTCGGCCGCGTGCTCGGTCCCCGTGGCCTGATGCCGAACCCGAAGACCGGCACCGTCACCCCCGACGTCGTGAAGGCCGTCAACGACATCAAGGGCGGCAAGATCGAGTTCCGCGTCGACAAGCACTCGAACCTGCACCTGATCATCGGTAAGGCCTCCTTCACCGACGAGCAGCTGGTCGAGAACTACGGCGCCGCGCTGGAGGAGATCCTCCGCGCCAAGCCGGCCGCCGCCAAGGGTCGCTACATCAAGAAGATCGCCGTTGCCACCACCATGGGCCCCGGCATCCAGGTCGACCCGAACCGCACCCGCAACCTCCTCGTCGAGGAGGACCCGGCCGCCGTCTGA
- the rplK gene encoding 50S ribosomal protein L11: MPPKKKKITGLIKLQINAGAANPAPPVGPALGQHGVNIMEFCKAYNAATESQRGMIVPVEITVYDDRSFTFITKTPPAARLILKAAGVDKGSSEPHKTKVAKLTGAQVREIATVKLPDLNANDLDAASKIIAGTARSMGITVEG; encoded by the coding sequence ATGCCTCCCAAGAAGAAGAAGATCACGGGGCTTATCAAGCTCCAGATCAACGCCGGCGCGGCCAACCCGGCTCCGCCGGTCGGCCCCGCGCTCGGCCAGCACGGCGTCAACATCATGGAGTTCTGCAAGGCCTACAACGCCGCGACCGAGTCGCAGCGCGGCATGATCGTGCCGGTGGAGATCACGGTCTACGACGACCGCTCCTTCACCTTCATCACGAAGACGCCGCCGGCCGCGCGCCTCATCCTGAAGGCCGCCGGCGTGGACAAGGGCTCCAGCGAGCCGCACAAGACCAAGGTCGCCAAGCTCACCGGCGCCCAGGTCCGCGAGATCGCCACCGTGAAGCTCCCCGACCTGAACGCCAACGACCTGGACGCCGCGTCCAAGATCATCGCCGGCACCGCCCGGTCGATGGGCATCACCGTCGAGGGCTGA
- a CDS encoding DNA-directed RNA polymerase subunit beta', whose product MLDVNFFDELRIGLATADDIRQWSHGEVKKPETINYRTLKPEKDGLFCEKIFGPTRDWECYCGKYKRVRFKGIICERCGVEVTRAKVRRERMGHIELAAPVTHIWYFKGVPSRLGYLLDLAPKDLEKVIYFAAYMITWVDDERRQRDLPSLEAHVSVERQQIENRRDSDLENRAKKAESDLAELEAEGAKADVRRKVREGAEREMKQLRDRAQRELDRLDEVWTRFKNLKVQDLEGDELLYRELRDRFGTYFSGSMGAAALKDRLESFDLAEESERLREIIRTGKGQKKTRALKRLKVVSAFLQTTNKPKGMVLDCVPVIPPDLRPMVQLDGGRFATSDLNDLYRRVINRNNRLKRLLDLGAPEIIVNNEKRMLQEAVDALFDNGRRGRPVTGPGNRPLKSLSDMLKGKQGRFRQNLLGKRVDYSARSVIVVGPQLKLHQCGLPKAMALELFKPFVMKRLVDLNHAQNIKSAKRMVERARPVVWDVLEEVIAEHPVLLNRAPTLHRLGIQAFEPQLVEGKAIQIHPLVCTAFNADFDGDQMAVHLPLSAEAQAEARILMLSSNNILKPADGRPVTMPTQDMVLGLFFLTSDRDEVKGAGRSFSSTAEAIMAFDARDLDVQAPIELRLPAGTVPPRGWVAPVDEDGQTTWFEGEPFRLTTTLGRALFNELLPEDYPFVDYEIGKKQLSAIVNDLAERYPKVVVAATLDNLKAAGFHWSTRSGVTVSISDVIVPPSKPAILEGYEAQAEKVQKQYERGLITNDERKNELVIIWTRATNEVAEAMSANFPKTNPIFMMVDSGARGNMMQMRQIAGMRGLVSNAKNETIPRPIKASFREGLSVLEYFISTHGARKGLADTALRTADSGYLTRRLVDVSQDVIIREEDCGTERGLKLSIGSVGADGVLRKADDVETSVYARMLAEDITVDGKLLATANTDLGDVLIDELIRHGISEVKTRSILTCESAVGTCAMCYGRSLATGKLVDIGEAVGIIAAQSIGEPGTQLTMRTFHTGGVAGDDITQGLPRVVELFEARTPKGVAPISEAAGRVRIEDTEKTRKIVVTPDDGSDEIAYPVSKRVKLEVSEGEAVSVGQKLTAGATNPHDVLRIMGQRAVQIHLVAEVQKVYNSQGVSIHDKHIEIIIRQMLRRVTIIESGDAELLPGELVERGRFETENRRVVSESGHPASGRPQLMGITKASLATESWLSAASFQETTRVLTDAAIHAKSDPLLGLKENVILGKLIPAGTGLPRYRNIRVEPTEEAKAAMYSAVGYDDYDLSPFGAGSGQAVPLDDYDYGPYSG is encoded by the coding sequence GTGCTTGACGTCAACTTCTTCGACGAGCTCCGCATCGGCCTGGCCACCGCCGACGACATCCGCCAGTGGTCGCACGGCGAGGTCAAGAAGCCGGAGACCATCAACTACCGCACCCTGAAGCCCGAAAAGGACGGACTCTTCTGCGAGAAGATCTTCGGCCCCACCCGGGACTGGGAGTGCTACTGCGGCAAGTACAAGCGCGTCCGCTTCAAGGGCATCATCTGTGAGCGCTGCGGCGTCGAGGTGACCCGCGCCAAGGTGCGCCGTGAGCGGATGGGCCACATCGAGCTCGCCGCCCCGGTCACCCACATCTGGTACTTCAAGGGTGTCCCGTCCCGCCTGGGCTACCTGCTCGACCTGGCGCCGAAGGACCTCGAGAAGGTCATCTACTTCGCCGCCTACATGATCACCTGGGTCGACGACGAGCGCCGCCAGCGCGACCTCCCGTCCCTGGAGGCGCACGTCTCGGTCGAGCGCCAGCAGATCGAGAACCGTCGCGACTCCGACCTGGAGAACCGCGCCAAGAAGGCCGAGTCCGACCTCGCCGAGCTGGAGGCCGAGGGCGCCAAGGCCGACGTGCGCCGCAAGGTGCGCGAGGGCGCCGAGCGCGAGATGAAGCAGCTGCGCGACCGCGCCCAGCGCGAGCTGGACCGCCTCGACGAGGTGTGGACGCGCTTCAAGAACCTCAAGGTCCAGGACCTGGAGGGCGACGAGCTGCTCTACCGCGAGCTCCGCGACCGCTTCGGCACCTACTTCTCCGGCTCGATGGGCGCGGCGGCCCTCAAGGACCGCCTCGAGTCCTTCGACCTGGCGGAGGAGTCCGAGCGCCTGCGCGAGATCATCCGCACCGGCAAGGGCCAGAAGAAGACCCGTGCGCTCAAGCGCCTCAAGGTCGTCTCCGCGTTCCTGCAGACCACCAACAAGCCCAAGGGCATGGTGCTGGACTGCGTCCCGGTCATCCCGCCGGACCTGCGTCCGATGGTGCAGCTGGACGGTGGCCGCTTCGCGACCTCCGACCTGAACGACCTGTACCGCCGCGTCATCAACCGCAACAACCGCCTGAAGCGCCTTCTCGACCTCGGTGCCCCCGAGATCATCGTGAACAACGAGAAGCGCATGCTCCAGGAGGCCGTCGACGCGCTCTTCGACAACGGCCGCCGCGGCCGCCCCGTCACGGGCCCCGGCAACCGCCCGCTGAAGTCGCTGTCCGACATGCTCAAGGGCAAGCAGGGTCGTTTCCGTCAGAACCTGCTCGGCAAGCGCGTCGACTACTCGGCCCGTTCGGTCATCGTCGTCGGCCCGCAGCTCAAGCTGCACCAGTGCGGTCTGCCGAAGGCCATGGCGCTGGAGCTCTTCAAGCCGTTCGTGATGAAGCGCCTGGTCGACCTGAACCACGCGCAGAACATCAAGTCGGCCAAGCGCATGGTCGAGCGCGCCCGCCCCGTGGTGTGGGACGTCCTCGAAGAGGTCATCGCCGAGCACCCGGTGCTGCTGAACCGTGCGCCCACCCTGCACCGCCTCGGCATCCAGGCCTTCGAGCCCCAGCTGGTCGAGGGCAAGGCCATCCAGATCCACCCGCTCGTCTGCACCGCGTTCAACGCGGACTTCGACGGTGACCAGATGGCCGTCCACCTGCCGCTCTCCGCGGAGGCGCAGGCCGAGGCCCGCATCCTGATGCTGTCCTCGAACAACATCCTCAAGCCGGCCGACGGCCGGCCGGTCACCATGCCGACCCAGGACATGGTCCTCGGTCTGTTCTTCCTCACCTCGGACCGGGACGAGGTGAAGGGCGCCGGCCGCTCCTTCTCCTCCACCGCCGAGGCGATCATGGCCTTCGACGCCCGCGACCTGGACGTCCAGGCCCCGATCGAGCTGCGCCTGCCCGCGGGCACCGTGCCGCCGCGCGGCTGGGTCGCCCCGGTCGACGAGGACGGCCAGACCACCTGGTTCGAGGGCGAGCCCTTCCGGCTCACCACGACCCTGGGCCGCGCGCTCTTCAACGAGCTGCTGCCCGAGGACTACCCGTTCGTCGACTACGAGATCGGCAAGAAGCAGCTCTCGGCCATCGTCAACGACCTGGCCGAGCGGTACCCCAAGGTCGTCGTCGCCGCGACGCTCGACAACCTGAAGGCGGCCGGCTTCCACTGGTCGACCCGTTCCGGTGTCACCGTCTCGATCTCGGACGTCATCGTCCCGCCGAGCAAGCCCGCCATCCTGGAGGGCTACGAGGCGCAGGCAGAGAAGGTCCAGAAGCAGTACGAGCGCGGTCTGATCACCAACGACGAGCGCAAGAACGAACTGGTCATCATCTGGACCCGCGCGACCAACGAGGTCGCCGAGGCCATGTCCGCGAACTTCCCGAAGACGAACCCCATCTTCATGATGGTCGACTCGGGTGCCCGTGGAAACATGATGCAGATGCGTCAGATCGCCGGTATGCGTGGTCTGGTGTCGAACGCCAAGAACGAGACGATCCCGCGTCCCATCAAGGCGTCGTTCCGTGAGGGCCTGTCCGTGCTGGAGTACTTCATCTCCACCCACGGTGCCCGTAAGGGTCTCGCGGACACCGCTCTGCGTACCGCCGACTCCGGCTACCTCACCCGTCGTCTGGTCGACGTCTCCCAGGACGTCATCATTCGCGAGGAGGACTGCGGCACCGAGCGCGGCCTCAAGCTGTCGATCGGCTCCGTGGGCGCCGACGGCGTGCTGCGCAAGGCCGACGACGTCGAGACCAGCGTCTACGCCCGCATGCTCGCCGAGGACATCACGGTGGACGGCAAGCTCCTTGCCACCGCCAACACCGACCTCGGTGACGTGCTGATCGACGAGCTGATCCGGCACGGCATCAGCGAGGTCAAGACCCGCTCGATCCTCACCTGTGAGTCGGCGGTCGGCACCTGCGCCATGTGCTACGGCCGTTCGCTGGCCACCGGCAAGCTGGTCGACATCGGTGAGGCGGTCGGCATCATCGCCGCCCAGTCCATCGGTGAGCCCGGCACCCAGCTGACCATGCGTACCTTCCACACCGGTGGTGTGGCCGGTGACGACATCACCCAGGGTCTGCCCCGTGTCGTCGAGCTCTTCGAGGCCCGTACCCCCAAGGGTGTGGCCCCGATCTCGGAGGCCGCGGGCCGCGTCCGCATCGAGGACACCGAGAAGACCCGCAAGATCGTCGTCACTCCGGACGACGGCAGCGACGAGATCGCCTACCCGGTCTCCAAGCGCGTCAAGCTGGAGGTCTCGGAGGGCGAGGCCGTCTCCGTCGGTCAGAAGCTGACCGCCGGTGCGACCAACCCGCACGACGTCCTGCGCATCATGGGCCAGCGCGCCGTCCAGATCCACCTGGTCGCCGAGGTCCAGAAGGTCTACAACTCGCAGGGTGTGTCGATCCACGACAAGCACATCGAGATCATCATCCGGCAGATGCTCCGCCGCGTGACGATCATCGAGTCGGGCGACGCCGAGCTGCTCCCGGGCGAGCTCGTCGAGCGCGGCCGCTTCGAGACCGAGAACCGTCGTGTGGTCTCCGAGAGCGGTCACCCCGCCTCGGGCCGTCCGCAGCTGATGGGTATCACCAAGGCCTCGCTGGCCACCGAGTCCTGGCTGTCGGCCGCCTCCTTCCAGGAGACGACCCGGGTGCTCACCGACGCGGCGATCCACGCCAAGTCGGACCCGCTGCTGGGCCTCAAGGAGAACGTCATCCTCGGTAAGCTCATCCCGGCCGGTACGGGTCTGCCCCGCTACCGCAACATCCGGGTCGAGCCGACCGAGGAGGCCAAGGCCGCGATGTACTCGGCCGTCGGCTACGACGACTACGACCTGTCGCCCTTCGGCGCCGGCTCCGGCCAGGCGGTTCCGCTGGACGACTACGACTACGGCCCGTACAGCGGCTGA
- the rplL gene encoding 50S ribosomal protein L7/L12: MAKLSQDDLLAQFEEMTLIELSEFVKAFEDKFDVTAAAPVAIAAAGGPAAAAEAVEEQDEFDVVLEGAGDKKIQVIKEVRALTSLGLKEAKDLVDTAGAKVLEKVAKDVAEKAKAQLEAAGAKVVVK, from the coding sequence ATGGCGAAGCTCAGCCAGGACGACCTGCTCGCGCAGTTCGAGGAGATGACCCTCATCGAGCTCTCCGAGTTCGTGAAGGCGTTCGAGGACAAGTTCGACGTCACCGCTGCCGCCCCGGTCGCGATCGCCGCCGCCGGTGGCCCGGCCGCCGCTGCCGAGGCCGTTGAGGAGCAGGACGAGTTCGACGTCGTCCTCGAGGGCGCCGGCGACAAGAAGATCCAGGTCATCAAGGAGGTGCGCGCCCTCACCTCCCTCGGCCTGAAGGAGGCCAAGGACCTCGTCGACACCGCTGGTGCGAAGGTTCTGGAGAAGGTCGCCAAGGACGTCGCGGAGAAGGCCAAGGCCCAGCTCGAGGCTGCCGGCGCCAAGGTCGTCGTCAAGTGA
- the rpoB gene encoding DNA-directed RNA polymerase subunit beta, with the protein MAAPRNASNNSAASTAPLRVSFAKIKEPLEVPNLLALQTESFDWLLGNAAWKARVEAALDNGQDVPTKSGLEEIFEEISPIEDFSGSMSLTFRDHRFEPPKNSIDECKDRDFTYAAPLFVTAEFTNNETGEIKSQTVFMGDFPLMTHKGTFVINGTERVVVSQLVRSPGVYFDSTLDKVSDKDIYSAKIIPSRGAWLEMEIDKRDMVGVRIDRKRKQSVTVLLKALGWTNEMILEEFGEYESMRATLEKDHTQGQDDALLDIYRKLRPGEPPTREAAQTLLENLYFNPKRYDLAKVGRYKVNRKLGNGESLDSGVLTEPDIINTIKYLVKLHAGETDWRDDEGRDIVIEVDDIDHFGNRRLRNVGELIQNQVRTGLARMERVVRERMTTQDVEAITPQTLINIRPVVASIKEFFGTSQLSQFMDQTNPLSGLTHKRRLSALGPGGLSRERAGFEVRDVHPSHYGRMCPIETPEGPNIGLIGSLASYGRVNAFGFIETPYRKVIEGVVTEQVDYLTADEEDRYVIAQANAPLTAELTFAEPRVLVRRRGGEIDYIPGTEIDYMDVSPRQMVSVATAMIPFLEHDDANRALMGSNMMRQAVPLLKSEAPLVGTGMEYRCAVDAADVITAEKAGVVQEVSADYVTVANDDGTYTTYRAAKFTRSNQGTAFNQKVLVDEGARVEVNQVLADGPCTDEGEMALGKNLLVAFMSWEGHNYEDAIILSQRLVQDDVLSSIHIEEHEVDARDTKLGPEEITRDIPNVSEEVLADLDERGIIRIGADVVTGDILVGKVTPKGETELTPEERLLRAIFGEKAREVRDTSLKVPHGESGKVIGVRVFDREEGDELPPGVNQLVRVYVAQKRKITNGDKLAGRHGNKGVISKILPVEDMPFLEDGTPVDIILNPLGVPSRMNPGQVLEIHLGWLSKQGWDVSGLADEWAQRLQAIGADVVEGGTNLATPVFDGAREDEITGLLDHTTLTRDGERLVNSTGKARLYDGRSGEPFPMPVSVGYMYILKLHHLVDDKLHARSTGPYSMITQQPLGGKAQFGGQRFGEMEVWALEAYGAAYALQELLTIKSDDVLGRVKVYEAIVKGENIPEPGIPESFKVLIKEMQSLCLNVEVLSSDGQSIEMRDSDEDVFRAAEELGIDLSRREPSSVEEV; encoded by the coding sequence TTGGCCGCGCCGCGCAACGCCTCGAACAATTCCGCCGCATCCACCGCCCCGCTCCGCGTCTCGTTCGCGAAGATCAAGGAGCCCCTTGAGGTCCCGAACCTCCTGGCCCTGCAGACCGAGAGCTTTGACTGGCTGCTCGGCAACGCGGCCTGGAAGGCCCGGGTCGAGGCGGCACTGGACAACGGTCAGGACGTCCCCACGAAGTCCGGTCTGGAGGAGATCTTCGAGGAGATCTCCCCGATCGAGGACTTCAGCGGGTCGATGTCGCTGACCTTCCGCGACCACCGTTTCGAGCCGCCGAAGAACTCCATTGACGAGTGCAAGGACCGCGACTTCACGTACGCGGCCCCGCTCTTCGTCACGGCCGAGTTCACCAACAACGAGACCGGTGAGATCAAGTCTCAGACGGTCTTCATGGGCGACTTCCCGCTCATGACCCACAAGGGCACGTTCGTGATCAACGGCACCGAGCGCGTCGTCGTGTCGCAGCTGGTGCGTTCCCCCGGCGTGTACTTCGACTCCACCCTCGACAAGGTGTCCGACAAGGACATCTACTCCGCCAAGATCATCCCCTCCCGCGGTGCCTGGCTGGAGATGGAGATCGACAAGCGCGACATGGTCGGTGTCCGCATCGACCGCAAGCGCAAGCAGTCGGTCACCGTCCTGCTCAAGGCGCTCGGCTGGACCAACGAGATGATCCTCGAGGAGTTCGGCGAGTACGAGTCGATGCGCGCCACCCTGGAGAAGGACCACACCCAGGGCCAGGACGACGCGCTTCTCGACATCTACCGCAAGCTGCGCCCCGGCGAGCCGCCGACCCGTGAGGCCGCGCAGACGCTGCTCGAGAACCTCTACTTCAACCCCAAGCGCTACGACCTCGCCAAGGTCGGCCGCTACAAGGTCAACCGCAAGCTCGGCAACGGCGAGTCCCTGGACTCCGGCGTGCTCACCGAGCCGGACATCATCAACACCATCAAGTACCTGGTGAAGCTGCACGCCGGCGAGACCGACTGGCGCGACGACGAGGGCCGCGACATCGTCATCGAGGTCGACGACATCGACCACTTCGGCAACCGGCGCCTGCGCAACGTCGGCGAGCTCATCCAGAACCAGGTCCGTACGGGTCTCGCCCGTATGGAGCGCGTCGTGCGCGAGCGCATGACCACCCAGGACGTCGAGGCGATCACGCCGCAGACCCTGATCAACATCCGGCCGGTCGTCGCCTCCATCAAGGAGTTCTTCGGCACCAGCCAGCTGTCGCAGTTCATGGACCAGACGAACCCGCTGTCGGGGCTGACCCACAAGCGTCGTCTGTCCGCGCTCGGCCCCGGTGGTCTGTCCCGTGAGCGGGCCGGCTTCGAGGTCCGTGACGTGCACCCCTCGCACTACGGCCGCATGTGTCCGATCGAGACCCCCGAAGGCCCGAACATCGGTCTGATCGGCTCGCTCGCCTCCTACGGCCGGGTCAACGCGTTCGGTTTCATCGAGACCCCGTACCGCAAGGTCATCGAGGGTGTCGTCACCGAGCAGGTCGACTACCTCACCGCCGACGAGGAGGACCGCTACGTCATCGCGCAGGCCAACGCCCCGCTCACCGCGGAGCTGACCTTCGCGGAGCCGCGCGTCCTGGTCCGCCGTCGTGGCGGCGAGATCGACTACATCCCCGGCACCGAGATCGACTACATGGACGTCTCGCCGCGCCAGATGGTGTCGGTCGCGACCGCCATGATCCCGTTCCTCGAGCACGACGACGCCAACCGCGCGCTCATGGGCTCCAACATGATGCGTCAGGCGGTGCCGCTGCTGAAGAGCGAGGCCCCGCTGGTCGGCACCGGCATGGAGTACCGCTGCGCGGTCGACGCCGCCGACGTCATCACCGCCGAGAAGGCCGGTGTGGTGCAGGAGGTCTCGGCCGACTACGTCACCGTGGCCAACGACGACGGCACGTACACCACGTACCGCGCCGCCAAGTTCACCCGCTCGAACCAGGGCACCGCCTTCAACCAGAAGGTGCTCGTCGACGAGGGCGCCCGCGTCGAGGTCAACCAGGTCCTCGCCGACGGTCCCTGCACCGACGAGGGCGAGATGGCGCTCGGCAAGAACCTCCTCGTGGCGTTCATGTCGTGGGAGGGCCACAACTACGAGGACGCGATCATCCTGTCGCAGCGCCTCGTCCAGGACGACGTCCTCTCCTCGATCCACATCGAGGAGCACGAGGTCGACGCCCGTGACACCAAGCTGGGCCCCGAGGAGATCACCCGGGACATCCCGAACGTCTCCGAGGAGGTCCTCGCCGACCTCGACGAGCGCGGCATCATCCGGATCGGCGCCGACGTCGTCACCGGCGACATCCTGGTCGGCAAGGTCACGCCCAAGGGCGAGACCGAGCTCACCCCGGAGGAGCGCCTGCTCCGCGCGATCTTCGGTGAGAAGGCCCGCGAGGTCCGCGACACCTCGCTGAAGGTGCCGCACGGCGAGTCCGGCAAGGTCATCGGCGTCCGCGTCTTCGACCGCGAAGAGGGCGACGAGCTGCCCCCGGGCGTGAACCAGCTGGTCCGCGTCTACGTGGCGCAGAAGCGCAAGATCACCAACGGTGACAAGCTCGCCGGCCGTCACGGCAACAAGGGTGTCATCTCCAAGATCCTCCCCGTCGAGGACATGCCGTTCCTCGAGGACGGCACCCCGGTCGACATCATCCTCAACCCGCTGGGTGTCCCGTCCCGCATGAACCCGGGGCAGGTCCTGGAGATCCACCTCGGATGGCTCTCCAAGCAGGGCTGGGACGTCTCCGGCCTCGCCGACGAGTGGGCCCAGCGCCTCCAGGCGATCGGCGCCGACGTCGTCGAGGGCGGCACCAACCTCGCCACCCCGGTGTTCGACGGCGCCCGCGAGGACGAGATCACCGGCCTGCTGGACCACACCACGCTCACCCGCGACGGCGAGCGCCTGGTGAACTCCACCGGTAAGGCCCGGCTGTACGACGGCCGCTCCGGCGAGCCGTTCCCGATGCCGGTCTCGGTCGGCTACATGTACATCCTCAAGCTGCACCACCTGGTCGACGACAAGCTCCACGCCCGTTCGACCGGTCCGTACTCGATGATCACCCAGCAGCCGCTCGGTGGTAAGGCCCAGTTCGGTGGCCAGCGCTTCGGCGAGATGGAGGTGTGGGCCCTGGAGGCGTACGGCGCCGCCTACGCCCTGCAGGAGCTCCTCACCATCAAGTCCGACGACGTGCTCGGCCGCGTGAAGGTCTACGAGGCCATCGTCAAGGGCGAGAACATCCCCGAGCCGGGCATCCCCGAGTCCTTCAAGGTCCTCATCAAGGAAATGCAGTCGCTCTGCCTCAACGTGGAGGTGCTGTCCTCGGACGGCCAGTCCATCGAGATGCGCGACTCGGACGAGGACGTGTTCCGCGCCGCCGAGGAGCTCGGCATTGACCTGTCCCGGCGCGAGCCGAGCAGCGTCGAAGAGGTCTGA